GGTTGAGAAATGAAAAACCCTGAAAATCATCGATTTTCAGGGTTTTTTGCTTAAAAACTTCGTGTGCCCGAAGAGAGACTCGAACTCTCAAGGATTGTACTCCAACGGCTTCTGAGACCGCAACGTTTACCAATTTCGCCATCCGGGCATTGACAAATTTCGAAGGTTTTCCTTGTTTCGGTGGCAAAGATAGTATTTTTTCGATCATTACCTATTGAAAAATCTCTGAGAATTTTTCTCGATTTGTTCGAATCAAGTTTCATATAATCACATATAAATCTCAGATCAAAGGCACATATATCGCACATCAATCACAGTCTTTGTGTGTGATTGATGTGCGATATATGTGCGATACATGTGTGATTTATGTGGGATTGATTAAAAAAAGAATTGAGTTTGGCTATTTCTGTTTTTTTTAGCAAATTTTAATATTTAATAACTTAATTTGGCAATGTGCGTTATAGTATCAATAAGCACGCCTGAATTCATGACAAAAAATATCTTTATTGCCTCTGCAGAGCCCTATACCGGAAAATCAGTAATTGCATTCGGAATGGTCAATATGCTTTTGGGGAAAACTCAGAAAGTAGGTTATTTTAAGCCTATTATAGCTCAGGATGATCCGCTACAGAAAGAGCAACACATTGAAGCGATACTGGATTATTTTGCCCTGCCCATCAACTATAACGATACATTTGCTTTCACCAGACAACAGGTTTTGCATCAGTTTGAATCTGAAAATAGTGGGGAGATGATTAATACCATCATCAGTAAATATAAAAAACTGGAAGATAACTATGATTTTACGGTGATTGAAGGGAGTGACTTTTTAGGAGAAGGAATTGCTTTTGAATTTGAGTCAAACGTGCTCATCGCAAAAAATCTGGGCGCACCTGTGATGGTAGTGGTTAGCGGAGAAAATAAAACGGTGGGTCAGTTGGTGAATACAGCTGTAAACATTTACCGAAATTTTTTACTAAGGGATGTTCAGGTAATTGGTATCGTAGCCAACATGGTTAGTCAGGCAGATTTAGAGCAGGTGAAATCAATGCTTAGTTCGCAGGTGCCACAAGATCTGATGGTAACTGCGATCCCAATGGAAAGCGGTCTTCAAAGTCCAACCATGAAAGAAATTGCGAGCACATTGGATGCGAAAATTTTGTTTGGGCAGGATTTGATGGATAACCAGGTAGATAATTTTGTTACTGGTGCAATGATGCTACCCAATTTTTTAAGGCACATTAAGGACAATGTACTCATTGTGACGCCGGGCGACAGGGGAGACATCATCATTGGGTCTTTACAAGCAAACCTGTCTGCAAATTATCCTAAAGTTGCTGGGATTGTGCTCACGGCAGGCAGTTTGCCAGATGAACCCATGATTCGTTTAATTGAGGGTTTGCAATCGGTAATTCCCATTATTTCTGTAGAAAAAGGAACTTTTGAAACGACCAGGGCAATAGGGGCAATACATTCCAGAATTACAGCAGAAAATAAAAAGAAGATAGCCCTTGCCATTGATCTTTTTGAAAAATATGTAGATAGTAAGGGGCTGGATGATAAAATTATTACCTTCCAATATCAGGGGATTACTCCGCATATGTTCCAGTATCAGTTGGTTAAATGGGCTAAAAGTCAGAAAAAACATATTGTATTACCTGAGGGTAACGATGAAAGGATTTTAAAGGCAGCTGAAAAACTAATTAGCCAGGACGTGGTATCGCTAACCTTGCTGGGAGATCCACAGGAAATTGGCAACAGCATCAAAAGGCTTGGGTTAAACCTGGACGTCAATGCCATCCATATCCATAATCCAGCTACCTCAGCCCAGTATTATGATTATGTAGATACCCTGTATGAACTGCGTAAAAATAAAAATGTAAATCAGGAAATGGCCAGAGATATGATGACTGATGTATCCTATTTCGGGACTATGATGGTGTATAAAGGAGATGCAGATGGCATGGTATCGGGAGCGGTGCATACCACACAGCATACAATACGTCCTGCTTTGCAATTCATCAAAACCAGACCAGGAGTATCAGTGGTATCCTCTGTATTTTTTATGTGTCTGCCAGAGCGGGTAGCTATTTTTGGAGATTGTGCAGTAAACCCAAATCCTACAGCGCAACAGCTTGCAGAAATTGCCATATCCTCTGCAGAAACAAGTCAGCGTTTTGGTATTGAACCGAGGATTGCTATGCTTTCTTATTCATCTGGAAGTTCTGGCGAAGGAGAAGATGTGGAACGGGTTAGGGAAGCTACAATGATCGTAAAAGAAAGAAGACCTGACTTAAAGATTGAAGGCCCAATACAATACGATGCGGCGGTAGATCCATTAGTAGGTAGGCAAAAGCTTCCGGGATCTGAAGTAGCTGGCAAAGCCAGTGTATTGATCTTTCCGGATTTAAATACAGGGAACAATACTTATAAAGCTGTACAGCGTGAAACTGGTGCTTTAGCCATTGGGCCAATGTTGCAAGGCCTCAACAAGCCAATTAATGATTTGAGTCGTGGTTGTACGGTTGATGATATTTTTAATACGGTGGTCATTACAGCTATCCAGTGCCAGGACATTTAATTCTTTTTTAATTCAATGCTTTCTTTTGAGATATGAATATTTTAGTGATCAATTCCGGGAGCAGCTCCCTCAAATATCAGCTGTTTAAAATGCCTTCAAAAAATCCTGTAAGTAGTGGATTAGTAGAACGAATAGGTCTTGAAGGATCACCTGTTGCCAACCATAATGATGCTTTAAATCAGGTTTTGAGTTTACTTACTGAAGGAGAACAGGCGGTAATAGCGAGTCCTGATGAAATTGATGCTGTTGGACATAGAGTTGTACACGGTGGTGAACATTTTTCAGGAGCGACGTTGATTACTGAAGCCGTAAAAGCGCAAATCAGGAAACTATTTTCATTAGCACCTTTGCATAACCCCGTAAATTATACCTGTATAGAGGTGGCAGAGGATACTTTTAAAAAGGCAAAACAAATTGCTGTATTTGACACCGCATTTCATCAAAGTATTCCAGAAAAAGCCTATCGTTTTGCAATTCCAGAACCCTATTATAAAGATCATGGTATCCGTGTGTATGGTTTTCATGGTACCAGCCATAAGTATGTTACTGAACAGGCTATGCAATGGCTGAATAAGCCAGATGCAAAGATAATCAGTATACATTTAGGTAATGGTTGCAGTATATCGGCAGTAAACGCAGGTAAGTCTGTAGATACCAGTATGGGTTTTGGCCCTTTAAGCGGATTAATGATGGGGACCCGTTCAGGAGATATTGATCCTTCGGTAATTTTTCATTTGATGGAGCATTCTGGTTATACACTAGAACAACTGAGTACGTTGCTTAATAAACAATCGGGCTTACTTGGTGTTGGCGGTTCCAGTGATATGCGCGACATTCGCCGTCGATTGGAGCAAGGCAGCGAGGAAGCTAAGCTTGCATTAGAACTGTATGCCTATCGCATCAAAAAGTTTATTGGTGCCTACAGCGCAGTACTAAATGGTGTTGATGCTATTTTATTTACTGCAGGAGTGGGTGAAAATGACAAGGCGATGCGGGATGCAGTTTGCGCAGAAATGGACTATCTGAATATTATACTGGATCAGGAGAAGAATCAAGAGTACAAAGGTGAAATCTCGGACATCAGTACTTCCGGATCCAGGGTTAAGATTTTGGTGGTGCCCACT
The nucleotide sequence above comes from Pedobacter sp. MC2016-14. Encoded proteins:
- the pta gene encoding phosphate acetyltransferase, whose protein sequence is MTKNIFIASAEPYTGKSVIAFGMVNMLLGKTQKVGYFKPIIAQDDPLQKEQHIEAILDYFALPINYNDTFAFTRQQVLHQFESENSGEMINTIISKYKKLEDNYDFTVIEGSDFLGEGIAFEFESNVLIAKNLGAPVMVVVSGENKTVGQLVNTAVNIYRNFLLRDVQVIGIVANMVSQADLEQVKSMLSSQVPQDLMVTAIPMESGLQSPTMKEIASTLDAKILFGQDLMDNQVDNFVTGAMMLPNFLRHIKDNVLIVTPGDRGDIIIGSLQANLSANYPKVAGIVLTAGSLPDEPMIRLIEGLQSVIPIISVEKGTFETTRAIGAIHSRITAENKKKIALAIDLFEKYVDSKGLDDKIITFQYQGITPHMFQYQLVKWAKSQKKHIVLPEGNDERILKAAEKLISQDVVSLTLLGDPQEIGNSIKRLGLNLDVNAIHIHNPATSAQYYDYVDTLYELRKNKNVNQEMARDMMTDVSYFGTMMVYKGDADGMVSGAVHTTQHTIRPALQFIKTRPGVSVVSSVFFMCLPERVAIFGDCAVNPNPTAQQLAEIAISSAETSQRFGIEPRIAMLSYSSGSSGEGEDVERVREATMIVKERRPDLKIEGPIQYDAAVDPLVGRQKLPGSEVAGKASVLIFPDLNTGNNTYKAVQRETGALAIGPMLQGLNKPINDLSRGCTVDDIFNTVVITAIQCQDI
- a CDS encoding acetate/propionate family kinase, producing the protein MNILVINSGSSSLKYQLFKMPSKNPVSSGLVERIGLEGSPVANHNDALNQVLSLLTEGEQAVIASPDEIDAVGHRVVHGGEHFSGATLITEAVKAQIRKLFSLAPLHNPVNYTCIEVAEDTFKKAKQIAVFDTAFHQSIPEKAYRFAIPEPYYKDHGIRVYGFHGTSHKYVTEQAMQWLNKPDAKIISIHLGNGCSISAVNAGKSVDTSMGFGPLSGLMMGTRSGDIDPSVIFHLMEHSGYTLEQLSTLLNKQSGLLGVGGSSDMRDIRRRLEQGSEEAKLALELYAYRIKKFIGAYSAVLNGVDAILFTAGVGENDKAMRDAVCAEMDYLNIILDQEKNQEYKGEISDISTSGSRVKILVVPTNEEYEIASQCYEQLK